In the Duncaniella freteri genome, one interval contains:
- a CDS encoding anaerobic ribonucleoside triphosphate reductase, translated as MIHTVVKRDGRIVGYNEEKIKAAIRKAMLTTEMGEDESLIARIADIITMTGGEQMTVEQIQDRVELELMNSPRKEVAKRYIAYRDQRSIARRAKTRDMFLEIIEAKSNDITRENANMNTDSPAGMMMKFASETTKPFVDDYLLSPAVREAVNNGYIHIHDKDYYPTKSLTCVQHPLDRILRYGFVAGHGESRPAKRIETASIIGCISLETAQNEMHGGQAIPAFDFYLAPYVRYSYIEEIKHLENLSGTSLAHLYDAEIKDYIKKDLDGLTGDDRYRQHAVNQTVARVHQSMEAFIHNMNTIHSRGGNQVVFSSINYGTDTSAEGRCIIRELLNSTYEGVGNGATAIFPIQIWKKKRGVSYLPEDPNYDLYQLACKVTARRFFPNFVNLDATFNQHEKWDANDPERYKYEVATMGCRTRVFENRFGDKTSIGRGNISFTTVNIVRIAIECMNIVDQDERIRRFFQRLDEILDIAAMQLNERFDFQKTALVKQFPLLMSRLWTGAENLDPNDTIESVINQGTLGIGFIGLAECLIALTGKHHGECEMSQKLGLRIISHMRSRVNDFSERYQHNFSVLATPAEGLSGKFTSRDRRSFGVIPGITDKIYYTNSNHIPVYYKCSPRHKAEVEAPYHELTGGGHIFYVEIDGDATHNPKAISDIVDLMDKYNIGYGSVNHNRNRCMDCGYEDAQEGLTECPKCHGHNIDNIQRITGYLVGTTDRWNNAKLAELKDRVVHK; from the coding sequence TTGAATTGATGAATTCTCCGCGCAAGGAGGTTGCCAAGCGTTATATCGCCTATCGCGACCAAAGATCGATAGCCCGACGCGCCAAGACACGAGATATGTTCCTTGAGATAATTGAGGCAAAGAGCAATGACATTACCAGAGAGAATGCCAATATGAATACGGATTCTCCTGCGGGAATGATGATGAAATTTGCCAGCGAGACCACAAAACCGTTTGTTGACGACTATCTTCTTTCTCCGGCAGTCAGAGAGGCTGTAAATAATGGCTATATACATATTCATGACAAGGATTATTATCCCACAAAGAGTCTTACTTGCGTGCAGCATCCTCTTGACCGTATTCTCAGATACGGATTTGTGGCAGGTCATGGAGAATCTCGTCCCGCCAAACGTATCGAGACTGCAAGTATAATAGGATGCATCTCTCTTGAGACAGCTCAGAACGAGATGCATGGCGGTCAGGCAATACCTGCTTTTGACTTCTATCTTGCCCCTTATGTTCGCTATTCTTATATAGAGGAGATAAAGCACCTTGAGAATCTTTCCGGCACATCTCTGGCACATCTGTATGATGCAGAGATAAAGGATTATATAAAAAAGGACCTTGATGGGCTGACAGGCGATGACCGTTACCGCCAGCATGCTGTCAATCAGACTGTGGCACGCGTGCATCAGTCAATGGAGGCTTTTATCCACAATATGAACACTATTCATTCCCGAGGAGGAAACCAGGTGGTGTTCAGCTCAATTAATTACGGCACAGACACTTCGGCAGAAGGCAGATGTATAATCAGGGAGCTTCTTAACAGCACATATGAGGGTGTGGGTAATGGAGCCACTGCTATCTTCCCGATTCAGATATGGAAAAAGAAGAGAGGGGTGAGCTATCTTCCTGAGGACCCGAATTATGACCTTTACCAGCTTGCATGCAAGGTGACTGCACGTCGTTTCTTCCCTAACTTTGTTAATCTTGACGCGACATTCAATCAGCATGAGAAGTGGGATGCAAACGATCCAGAGCGTTATAAATACGAGGTGGCTACTATGGGATGCCGCACACGTGTATTTGAGAACCGTTTCGGAGATAAGACCTCTATCGGGCGCGGCAACATCAGTTTCACCACTGTCAATATTGTACGCATAGCAATAGAGTGCATGAACATCGTTGATCAGGATGAGCGTATCAGACGTTTTTTCCAAAGGTTGGATGAAATTCTCGACATTGCGGCTATGCAGCTCAATGAACGATTCGATTTCCAAAAGACCGCGCTTGTAAAGCAGTTCCCGTTGCTCATGTCGCGTCTTTGGACCGGAGCCGAGAATCTTGATCCAAATGACACCATAGAGAGTGTGATAAATCAGGGCACACTCGGAATAGGTTTTATAGGTCTTGCAGAATGTCTGATAGCTCTTACTGGCAAGCATCATGGGGAGTGTGAGATGTCACAGAAACTCGGCTTGCGCATTATCTCGCATATGCGTTCGCGCGTCAATGATTTCTCGGAGCGTTATCAGCATAATTTCTCGGTTCTTGCCACTCCTGCCGAGGGTCTGTCAGGCAAGTTCACATCACGTGACCGTCGTTCGTTTGGCGTGATACCCGGCATTACCGACAAGATATATTATACTAATTCCAACCATATCCCTGTGTACTATAAGTGTTCTCCACGCCATAAGGCGGAGGTGGAGGCTCCTTATCATGAACTTACAGGCGGAGGTCATATATTCTATGTGGAGATTGATGGCGATGCCACACATAACCCCAAAGCCATCAGTGATATTGTCGACTTGATGGATAAGTACAATATTGGGTATGGGTCTGTAAACCATAACCGTAACCGTTGTATGGACTGCGGTTATGAGGATGCCCAGGAAGGTCTTACGGAGTGTCCGAAATGTCATGGGCATAATATTGACAATATACAGCGTATCACAGGTTATCTGGTAGGGACTACCGACCGATGGAATAATGCCAAGCTTGCAGAACTCAAAGACCGAGTGGTTCACAAATGA
- the nrdG gene encoding anaerobic ribonucleoside-triphosphate reductase activating protein, producing the protein MRVMDIVPGTSVDGPGLRTAIYFAGCTHRCPGCHNPQSWDADAGREMSIDEILEVVEYNGFDVTFTGGDPIFQADAILPLAREIRSRGYTIWCFTGYKYEDIAEKTEVAPLLECFEVLVDGPFVESLRDTSLVFRGSSNQRLIDIARSTVGVPVYWEDGFGVD; encoded by the coding sequence ATGAGAGTAATGGATATAGTTCCGGGGACATCTGTTGATGGCCCCGGATTGCGTACAGCTATATATTTTGCCGGATGTACTCACCGGTGTCCCGGTTGCCATAATCCGCAGTCGTGGGATGCGGATGCCGGACGCGAAATGTCGATTGACGAAATCCTTGAGGTGGTGGAGTATAACGGATTTGATGTTACCTTTACCGGAGGAGATCCTATTTTTCAGGCTGATGCCATACTGCCTTTGGCTCGGGAGATTCGTAGCAGAGGATATACCATATGGTGCTTCACAGGCTATAAGTATGAGGATATAGCGGAGAAGACCGAAGTGGCTCCTCTGCTTGAGTGCTTTGAGGTATTGGTTGACGGTCCGTTTGTGGAGTCGCTGCGTGACACAAGTCTTGTGTTCCGTGGCTCATCCAATCAGCGGCTCATTGATATTGCACGTTCCACTGTTGGTGTTCCTGTATATTGGGAGGATGGATTCGGTGTCGATTAG